The stretch of DNA CACCCAGTCAATAGAGATGCCCGTGAGGATAATGGTGATAGAGTAAAGCATGATGAGGGCCTTATCCTCTGGGGGTCTAGGAATAAGGCTGGCAAATAGCACCATTAGCCCTGCAGCAATAGTCGACAGGGTACCTTGGAGAGTCACCACGCCATTTACGATCTTCTGTATGTTCCCTCTATTCCTTGCAACCTCACGGGTACCGAAAAGGTTGAGACCAAAGTCACCTAAAAGTATAAAGTAGGAGAGAATCGCTTGTGCGAAAGCCAAACGTCCAAACCCAACCGTGGTTAGCTTTCTTGCTAAGTATGCTACAACAATAAAGCCGATTGATTCGGTTATTAGTGTCGCTATCAGTAAATTAATAAGATTGCTTATAGCCCGTGCTCCACTCGTTTTCATGTGCTTATATATATCATGCCATCCAGTTCTTTAGCATCTAGTAGTTCCTTGCCAGGTTTCTGCGAATGATATTTCTATTCTGTCCTTTCTAATTCAGCTTCAAATCATTAACGTCTTGCTAGCTGTCAAGGGCGGGATAAAAATGTACCAAAAACGGCGGTTTAAAATTGTAGGTAGCAGAGCAAGTAAACGTCACTTCTTGGACTGACCAGCCCTCTTTGCCTTCGTTTTCGACTGTTCTCTCAGCCGATAGCTGTCGCCCTTGATATTGATGACGTGGCAATGGTGCAGGAAGCGGTCCAGAATGGCCGCGGCAAGGGTAGAATCTGAGAGGTACTCTCCCCACTCCCCCACCCCTTTGTTGGAGGTGATGATGACCGATGCTCGCTCGTATCTCGCCGAGATCACCTGAAAGAAGAGGTGGGCCTCCGCTGGCCCCATGGGCAGGTAACCCACCTCGTCGATCACAAGGAGGGAGGGCGAGGAAAAAGCCCGCATGCTTCTAGCCGAGGCGCCGGTGCGGGAAAGCCTCTCGATCATCTCCTTTAAGGTGGTGAAGTAGGCTTTATGCCCGGCCTTTATGGCCTCCACCGCAAAAGCGATGGCCAGATGGGTCTTGCCCACCCCAGGGGGGCCCAGGAGGAGCACGTTCTCCCGGTTCTCCACGAAACGCAGGTTGGAAAGCTCGGATATCACCTTGGGGTCGAGATCGGGGAGGCAGGTGAAGTCGAAGGAGGAGAGGGTCTTTACCTGGGGAAGACGGGAGAGGCGCATGAGCATGGCCTCCCTCTTTCTGGCCCGGGAAGAGAGCTCCTGGGCGAGCATCTCGGAGAGGAACTGGGTGAAGGACCACCCCTCTTTCGTGGCGCGTGAGATGAGCTCCTCCAGCCCGGAGGCGGTGGCGTCCAGGCCCAGAGAGACGAGGCTATCTGTGATCTCCACCGGTCACCGCCTCGTAGACGGAAAGGTCCCTCTTCTCCACCTCGAAGGGGGAGAGCCCCATGTGAGCCAGCCTTTCTAAGTGCGTGAAGGCCTGCTCCGCCCCGGGGACCCCGCGATAGTGTTCCTCCACCATGACCGTCACCCCGAGGCCCCGCTCCCTCCTTCTGTGGGCGCAGACGAGGGCCCCCTCGCGGGAAAGAAGATGCACCTCGGTGGGGGTGGCGCGCACCTTTACCTCCCGGCCGGCATATTCAGCGGGCGCCGAGTAACGGTTGCCCTCGAAGGAGACGAAGCAGTCCCGGGAGACCTTGCGCACCTCGCAGGTGGCGTAGAAGAAAGGCTCTTCTGGCAGGGGAAGCAGGTGGGGCCGCTCCAGCTCGAAGCGGTCATATGGCGCCTGGCCGGTGGTGGAGTGGACCCGGGAGTTGTAGCCATGGTCCCAGGCGGCGATCTCCGATGCCAGGTGCTCGGCGTCCAGGAAGGTGTGGGAGGAGCAGAAGCGCTTCACTGGACCGATGAGCCTCTCCACCTTTCCCTTGGTCTGGGCGCGGTAGGGCCAACAGGGATTGGCCTGGATACCATAGTAGGCACAGAAGCGCAGCCACTCCTCCGCAAGTACCGCCTCCTCATCCCGCGAGCGGGGGCGGACGACCACCGGCTTCATGTTGTCCAGGAGGATCTCGTAGGTCGTTCCACCGATAGCATAAAAGGTGTCGGTGAGCCCGCCGATGAGGGAGGTCCTGGTCTCATCGGGCACCAGGGTGGTGCGCCGCAGTCGCGAGAATCCCAGCATGACGACCAAGAAGATGATATGGAGCCAACCGGAGAGGAGCTGCACCCGCAGCCTTCCGAAGTCGGCCTGAGCTTGGTAGCCGGGCACGGTCTCGAAGCGCACCACCGCCAGGTTGGCCATCTGCTGTTTCCTCTCCCGCACATAGTCCTTGACGATGGTGTAGGAACCGTCGTATCCCAGGCCCTGAAGCCTTGAGGTGATGAGGGAGGCCTCGAGCTTGGGGCGCATGTCCAGCCAGGCGTCTATCAATGGTTTGAAATCGTCGAGCTTGGAGGACCTCTTCCTTTCCTTGGGCCGGGGTATCTCCTCGGAGCAGCAGAGCTTCTTTGCCGTCCGCCAGTCCATACCCAGGGCTAGCCCTATGTCTTTGTAGCTCATCCCCTGCTTCCTCAGGGCTCGGGCGTTCACCCACCACTCCTCTCGGTACATGAAATCCCTCCTTTCGTCCAAAGGAGGGATTCTTTCCGCTCTTCTTATCCGCCTTCCGGCGATGTCATCGCCATCGTCGCTCAAGCAAAGCAACTACATTTTTATTCCGCCGAATCAGGTACATTTTTACACCGTCGTTTACACTAGCCATAATACATATCACCTAAGTTGCCAGAAAAAAATAGCTATTTAAAGTGAGCATTGAGTGTTTTGCTACTAAGCAGTTGGTCACTTAAAATATATTCCGGGAAAAACTTTGAATGACATGGGGCGATAGAATGTTAGGATTAAGGGAATGTGTGTTATGAGGTTGAATGCATTTCTGAATCATGTGGTGAATGTATTCTTCAGTACAAGGGATTCTATATTTATGAAAGTTAATGGAATATCAAGCCCACCTGCGGGCACGGACTTGGTAGGATACGAAACATTAATCAGATTTATAAAGAGAAAAGGTTTATTACATCGTCCAGGTGACATTGTTGAAATAGGGACTTTTTTAGGAGGAGGAGCATTCAAACTTGCCAAGTACTTAGAAAGAATGCGGAGCCGAAAATTAATATATGTGATAGATATATTCAATATAGAATGCGACAAGACAATGAACACAGAAAACGTTGAGATGTCTTCGTTATATGAAAGAGCGCTACAACACTTTAACGGAAAATCTCAATGGGATATTTTTACAGAGGTCACCAATAATTGTTATAACATAAGAGTCATAAAGGGTGACTCGAAAGGCATACACATACCGGCAACAGACATTTGCTTTGCCTTTATTGACGGAAATCATGATCCTACATATGTTGAAAACGATTTTTACCTAATATGGAATAGGCTTGTTCCCAATGGGGTTATAGCATTTCATGACTATAAATGGGATTTACCGAAAGTTACAGAAAAGATAGATGAAATTATATTAAAGCATCGTAGTGAT from Bacillota bacterium encodes:
- a CDS encoding ATP-binding protein, with product MLAQELSSRARKREAMLMRLSRLPQVKTLSSFDFTCLPDLDPKVISELSNLRFVENRENVLLLGPPGVGKTHLAIAFAVEAIKAGHKAYFTTLKEMIERLSRTGASARSMRAFSSPSLLVIDEVGYLPMGPAEAHLFFQVISARYERASVIITSNKGVGEWGEYLSDSTLAAAILDRFLHHCHVINIKGDSYRLREQSKTKAKRAGQSKK
- a CDS encoding IS21 family transposase — its product is MDERRDFMYREEWWVNARALRKQGMSYKDIGLALGMDWRTAKKLCCSEEIPRPKERKRSSKLDDFKPLIDAWLDMRPKLEASLITSRLQGLGYDGSYTIVKDYVRERKQQMANLAVVRFETVPGYQAQADFGRLRVQLLSGWLHIIFLVVMLGFSRLRRTTLVPDETRTSLIGGLTDTFYAIGGTTYEILLDNMKPVVVRPRSRDEEAVLAEEWLRFCAYYGIQANPCWPYRAQTKGKVERLIGPVKRFCSSHTFLDAEHLASEIAAWDHGYNSRVHSTTGQAPYDRFELERPHLLPLPEEPFFYATCEVRKVSRDCFVSFEGNRYSAPAEYAGREVKVRATPTEVHLLSREGALVCAHRRRERGLGVTVMVEEHYRGVPGAEQAFTHLERLAHMGLSPFEVEKRDLSVYEAVTGGDHR
- a CDS encoding class I SAM-dependent methyltransferase, which codes for MKVNGISSPPAGTDLVGYETLIRFIKRKGLLHRPGDIVEIGTFLGGGAFKLAKYLERMRSRKLIYVIDIFNIECDKTMNTENVEMSSLYERALQHFNGKSQWDIFTEVTNNCYNIRVIKGDSKGIHIPATDICFAFIDGNHDPTYVENDFYLIWNRLVPNGVIAFHDYKWDLPKVTEKIDEIILKHRSDIYNIYNNKHKHIIYITKK